Proteins encoded in a region of the SAR324 cluster bacterium genome:
- a CDS encoding biotin carboxylase N-terminal domain-containing protein, giving the protein MKALSFNPASPWQQQFCFKGVKCLIVCRGPIRLEVMQVLEELGARYGILLSEKDSITYPQTLAPELRFLANRHEQVHHIHDYVGSSREERQQCIDKILRLCKQHNYTHLFAGYGFMAEDGDFVKQIEEANICFVGPSARVIQQAGSKDEAKQLARKLNVSVTPGEDRITARTLLKKTGGKDPSQFLKNLIDRHQLPVPKDWHLTSEILDQAERVLQASYKRRIDLFSIEELQTETLICCNEIWAKNPGRRLRFKHIGGGGGKGQRVIQSEAEIEEAVRAVLIEARVTGPGDNKTFLIEMNIEDTRHNEVQLIGNGHWCIELGGRDCSLQMHEQKLVELSLTEELLEQTIAEYLEVIKNHQAELLQQDLVVLREMCKQAQDFGTALGLDNVSTFECIVEGDQHYFMEVNTRIQVEHRVTEMAYRLEFTNPDKPGDNFLVDSLIAAMFLVACYGQVLPKPQRQLRNLSGMEVRINATNQGLQPHAGGILRSWSTPIEGELRDDQGIGLRNPDTGLFQPYHLAGAYDSNVALSVTWGRTRLENLEQMARVLREMEVRGTDLQLNLSFHYGILYWMLGVDSMVKPNTRFVESYLALCGKLSLGAKDTDLEFAWQHLSRSIKELGPEALRAFERKQTLLLRPLRRLLSMPHLLAGWLAKRQNPRWEIQDQQIQWCQNPIHVLHELYRYLHWEKRSGLPPSEIIWEEDHLVLEEGLRFYADLGNRLGYPEWDTLQKILENTAPVGFDDGLWSEVQAAHAGFQVGLVPLLSIPISLGISSSYFDWGCNEELVPVIPKEFQNTEKIKQYSQALAPPPSSHSDEVRSWTGGTFYARETPSSPPYVEAGQHVEQNDVLGLLEVMKMFNPIRAEFPGTVRQVFVDSSGGTLVSRGQLLFLIEPDHPIVEEDATVLAKYRQQVTLKLLAL; this is encoded by the coding sequence ATGAAAGCACTTTCGTTCAATCCTGCAAGCCCGTGGCAACAGCAATTTTGTTTTAAGGGCGTAAAATGCCTCATTGTCTGCCGCGGCCCCATTCGCCTTGAAGTCATGCAAGTCTTGGAGGAACTGGGGGCACGATACGGCATTCTTCTCTCTGAAAAAGACAGTATCACGTATCCCCAAACTCTTGCTCCTGAACTGCGTTTCCTCGCCAATCGTCATGAGCAAGTCCACCATATCCATGATTATGTTGGCTCGTCACGAGAGGAACGACAACAATGCATTGATAAAATTCTTCGTCTCTGCAAACAGCACAACTACACCCACCTCTTTGCAGGCTATGGTTTCATGGCTGAGGACGGTGACTTCGTAAAGCAAATCGAAGAAGCGAATATTTGCTTTGTTGGCCCCAGTGCAAGGGTGATTCAGCAGGCAGGCTCTAAAGATGAAGCCAAACAATTGGCCCGTAAGCTAAACGTATCGGTAACTCCGGGTGAAGATCGAATCACTGCACGTACTCTTTTGAAAAAAACTGGTGGCAAAGACCCTTCTCAATTTCTTAAAAACCTGATTGATCGACATCAACTTCCTGTACCAAAAGATTGGCACCTCACCTCAGAAATATTGGATCAAGCTGAGCGAGTACTTCAGGCTTCCTACAAGCGCCGGATTGATCTGTTCAGCATAGAAGAACTGCAGACAGAAACTCTCATCTGTTGTAATGAAATCTGGGCAAAAAACCCAGGCAGGCGACTACGCTTTAAGCATATTGGTGGTGGTGGTGGAAAGGGTCAACGGGTTATTCAAAGTGAAGCAGAGATTGAAGAAGCCGTAAGGGCTGTCTTGATTGAAGCCCGAGTAACTGGTCCAGGTGACAACAAGACCTTCCTGATCGAGATGAACATTGAAGATACTCGCCACAACGAAGTCCAGTTAATTGGTAATGGCCATTGGTGCATAGAGTTAGGCGGTCGTGACTGTTCTCTACAGATGCATGAACAAAAATTAGTTGAACTTTCACTTACCGAAGAGTTGCTTGAGCAAACCATTGCAGAATATCTTGAAGTTATCAAAAACCATCAAGCAGAGCTGCTTCAACAAGACCTAGTCGTACTACGTGAGATGTGTAAGCAAGCTCAGGACTTCGGAACGGCTCTAGGGCTGGATAACGTATCCACCTTTGAGTGCATTGTTGAGGGAGACCAACACTACTTCATGGAGGTAAACACCCGAATTCAGGTCGAACATCGAGTCACAGAGATGGCTTACAGGCTGGAATTTACTAACCCAGATAAACCTGGCGACAACTTTCTTGTAGATTCACTGATTGCCGCAATGTTCCTGGTTGCCTGCTACGGACAGGTGCTTCCCAAACCACAACGTCAACTCCGAAATCTGTCCGGAATGGAGGTTCGAATCAATGCTACCAACCAAGGATTACAGCCTCATGCTGGAGGGATTTTACGCTCTTGGTCGACACCAATTGAAGGGGAACTACGAGACGACCAGGGGATTGGATTACGGAATCCTGATACCGGTTTATTTCAACCTTATCATCTTGCTGGTGCCTACGATTCTAATGTGGCTCTGTCTGTCACATGGGGCAGGACGCGTTTAGAAAATCTGGAGCAAATGGCTCGTGTTCTCAGAGAAATGGAAGTGCGGGGAACAGATTTACAACTCAACCTGTCATTTCATTATGGGATTCTGTATTGGATGTTGGGTGTGGATTCGATGGTAAAGCCAAACACGCGTTTCGTGGAGTCCTACCTTGCACTCTGTGGAAAGTTGAGCTTAGGTGCGAAAGATACCGACTTGGAGTTCGCTTGGCAGCATTTGAGCAGATCAATCAAGGAGTTAGGTCCCGAGGCTCTGAGAGCTTTTGAGAGAAAACAAACGCTGCTGCTAAGACCATTGCGGCGTTTGCTGAGCATGCCACATCTTCTCGCCGGATGGCTTGCCAAACGTCAAAATCCTCGATGGGAAATTCAGGATCAGCAGATTCAGTGGTGTCAGAACCCGATTCATGTGCTGCACGAACTTTATCGTTACCTGCATTGGGAGAAAAGAAGTGGTCTTCCTCCCAGTGAAATTATCTGGGAGGAAGATCATCTGGTACTCGAAGAAGGACTCCGATTTTATGCAGATTTAGGAAATCGCTTGGGTTATCCCGAATGGGACACTTTGCAGAAAATCCTCGAAAACACGGCTCCTGTTGGATTTGACGACGGGCTCTGGTCAGAAGTACAAGCAGCGCATGCTGGTTTTCAAGTCGGCTTGGTTCCCTTGCTGAGTATCCCCATCTCATTGGGTATCAGCAGCAGCTATTTTGATTGGGGCTGTAATGAAGAACTGGTTCCAGTCATTCCAAAGGAGTTTCAGAATACTGAAAAGATCAAGCAATACTCCCAGGCACTGGCACCTCCACCATCTTCTCATAGCGATGAAGTACGTAGTTGGACAGGAGGGACCTTCTATGCTCGTGAGACACCCAGCAGTCCACCCTACGTGGAGGCTGGGCAACATGTAGAGCAAAATGATGTGCTTGGACTGTTAGAGGTAATGAAGATGTTTAATCCAATTAGGGCAGAATTTCCGGGAACGGTAAGGCAGGTATTTGTAGATTCTTCCGGAGGTACTCTGGTTTCAAGGGGACAACTGCTCTTCCTAATTGAGCCTGATCACCCAATTGTAGAAGAAGACGCA